One stretch of Carassius carassius chromosome 18, fCarCar2.1, whole genome shotgun sequence DNA includes these proteins:
- the LOC132091804 gene encoding pro-opiomelanocortin-1-like, which translates to MRAGDPKKSQKRRFRTIEPIYKFRKMLCPFWLMVAAVLCVHSPCVDGRCLDLIDCMGLKTNEQKSQCITQCRSAQESSNHGEVSSSEQQNSEEESLSLGLLLSALSPDSIELQDPIGEAPHNDDRRSYSMEHFRWGKPMGRKRRPVKVFTNSALEEDSVESERMELGQSGTLDIQPRNDAKSNGKYRMTHFRWNGPLNKRYGGFMRLDSDQSHKPLLTLIRNVIVKDGQQFRDKERKE; encoded by the exons ATGAGAGCTGGAGACCCAAAGAAGAGTCAAAAGAGGAGATTCAGAACCATAGAACCCATCTATAAATTCAGAAAG ATGCTCTGTCCTTTCTGGCTTATGGTTGCAGCAGTCTTGTGTGTTCACAGTCCGTGTGTAGACGGCCGCTGCTTGGATCTGATAGACTGCATGGGCCTAAAAACTAATGAACAAAAATCG CAGTGTATCACGCAGTGCAGATCTGCACAAGAATCCTCCAATCATGGAGAAGTGTCTTCATCTGAACAGCAGAACAGTGAGGAAGAGAGCCTCAGTTTGGGCCTGCTCTTATCGGCTCTGTCCCCTGATTCGATCGAGCTCCAAGACCCCATTGGAGAAGCCCCTCACAATGACGACAGGAGGTCTTACTCCATGGAGCACTTCCGCTGGGGCAAACCCATGGGCCGCAAACGCCGACCCGTCAAAGTCTTCACCAACAGCGCTCTGGAGGAGGATTCGGTGGAAAGCGAGCGCATGGAGCTAGGGCAGAGCGGCACGCTGGACATTCAGCCGAGGAACGATGCTAAGAGCAACGGGAAGTATCGCATGACCCATTTCCGCTGGAACGGTCCACTTAACAAGCGATATGGAGGCTTCATGAGGCTGGATTCAGATCAATCCCACAAGCCCCTGCTCACACTCATACGAAACGTCATTGTTAAAGACGGACAGCAGTTCAGAGACAAAGAGAGGAAAGAATAG